The genomic stretch GACACCTGGGAATTGATGACGCGTCTACGTGAGCGGGACAGTCGGGTCAAAACCATCAGGCTGGAATCGCTCCCGGAGGACTGGACAGGGAAAACCCACGCCATGTTCGCTGGGGCTGAGATGGCTTCCGGGAATATTTTGTTATTCACGGACGCGGACGCTTCATTGTCGAAAGATCTTATCGGTCGCTCTGTGCAATACTTCGTGACGAACAAGCTGGACATGCTCAGCCTCATCCCCGGGTTTAAGAAATGGGGCTTCCTGGAGAGGACAGTGTATCCTCACATGGCGCTTGGCATTTCATATTTCTTCCCAATGAGGGCGATCAACGATCCTCATTCAGACGCGGCAGTGGCTTCTGGTTGCTTTATCATGATTACAACGGGGGCTTATCAAAGAGTAGGGACATGGCGGAATTTGAGAAATCAGATTACGGAAGACATAGCTATGGCCAGGGCTGTCAAGAGTTCAGGAATGAGATTGAGTGTCAGCCGTTCCGATCTTATAAAGACGAAACCTTTCGATAACATATTCGAAATGGTTCGTTTCTGGCGAAGAACGTTTTACGGTGGTCTGGAAAACAGGCCTGGGAAAATTATGAGGTTTTGGCTAAACTACACCCCTTTACTGCTACCATTCGGCCTGGTACTGTTTTTGGGGGCAAGGATGGCTATTTGTGGAGAGTTTGAGCCAAGTGTTGTAATACTTTTTATCATGAGTCTGGCGACTATCCTCACTATTGAAATTCCTTTCGGAATTTTCCTGAAGCATTATCACGGTAAATGGTATTACACATTATTGTCGCCACTAGGTATTTTTGCATGTTTTTGGATCGCCACCTGGTTATTGCTAACGAAAATTTTCGATATCGGTATAGAATGGAGAGGGTCAGTTTACAAATAGCCTAACTTGAGAAAAGCTTGACCCTGCAAAGTCTTTGTTGCTATCATTCTGCGCTGTTCAGATCAGTCCCTTGATAAAGGAGACACACCACATGAGTAAAGATTTCGTTAAATTGAGCAGATTATTGGTCCCAATAGTCACGTTATTGATTTTTCTGGTTCCCCTATCGACGTTTGCGGCTGATTTCAAGACGTTCAGCAGCGACGAATATGGGTTCACAATAAAATATCCTGCCACATGGGTAAAAATTGATAAACCCCAGGGCAACTACTATGTGGTGTTCCAGGATCCGGATCTGACCGACAATTTCAGGGCCAAGATACACATAGCTGCCCACAAGCCTGTGAAAGATCCTTTAAACGTTTTCCTGCAAGAACTGCGGACTGGCATTACAGACCTTCAAAAGGGCGCAGGGACATCCAAGGAAAAACAGGAAGTTCGAATCCTCGACGAAGGGGAATTCAAGTGCGAAGTTCCGGGAGCTTATTATTTTTTCATTCAGGCTTACGAAAATACTCCAAAAATCTGGATGGATATAGTCATCGTTTTTTACAAAATGGACCAGACCCTTGTTAGAGTTTCCTGCCTCGCCCCATCCAAAAGCATGGAAAAGTTTCACCAACTGTTTAACGAGGCGCTGCTGTCTATGCATTTCAACCAAACGCCGCCAGTGTCCAAGGAAAATGGTCAACAAGATCAGATAGCTGGTCCGACGGGCCAAATTCAGCCAAGCGCGCCTGTCGCAAGTCCTACAGGACCGGCGACTACCGCGCCTCAGCAACAGCCTCAATCGAGCCAGCCCTCTATATTGAGACAGCAACCTCCTGTCGTACAGCCAAGCGCTCCACCCACAGGCCCAGCTCAAAGACCAGGACCTCGAGGTCCCGCTCGGGAAACAGATCGTCCTGCAACAGGGATAGTCAACTGACTCAGTCTAAACAATGGCGAACCCTTCATTTGAGGTCATGATTCAATCATGCGTCTGAAAAGATTCGTTAAAATTTTTCAAAAACATGAAGGGTTCAAAAAGCTCCAGAGAAGCCTGTCCGGAACCAGACCGCGAATGATCGATATGGACGCGGTCCGGGAACGGGCGCTTCAATTGGCTCAACAACATGAGCCCAGGGGCGATCATTATGAGCTTCGAAAGGCGCTTGCTGAACTGACGGTTTCGTTTGACGAAAATGACTTTCACAACACAGCGGCCATTGTCACTTTTCTCACAAGTATACTGTTCAACGATATTTCTTCTGAAACACCCCCGGCGATTAAGGACAAGATACTGAAATTCAAGGGGCCGGTTTTCTTTTTCGTGAATCATTCTTCTTATTTCGATTATTCACACACCTCAGGCTTGCTCAACAAACTCGGATTACCAACACCAGTGACCCATGTGTCCGGCGGCATAACTACAGGATGGGTTTCAAATTGGTTGAAAGGGTTTAGGACCCTTGAGGTGAAAAAGAATTTTTCACCTGTTCAACATAGGGCTTATTCATGGTTTTGCGCCGCTTTGGCTGAAACGGGGGAAATCCAGGCGCTTTACGCCAGAACCAGTCGCTACACCGTGAGATCCAGAGACGGGGTTCTCCGGGAACCATACGTTCCTCATGGGGTAATATCAGGAGTGAAGGCTACGGGCAAAGCCCTTATGGTTCCGGTGTCAATTTCATATTCCATTATTCCTGAGGATCGATATTTGACCTCTCCGTGGTTTTTTCCCGTTCTTTCCATGTTCCCAAAAAGAAGGGCCATGATGATGCCCTTTGTTTTGGGGCTTGGGTCCGCGGAAAAAGCCATCCGACAGATCGATGGGATTTTCGGGGATGTCGCTACGACCATTGGGGAACCATTTGAACTCAACGATGATAATTCCCTGTCTCTTCAGCGTATTTCACATCTGGCTATCGAAGAAATAGCCAGGAACAAGGTCATCCACCCATCTCAGTTGATCGCCAAATCCGCGCAGGGTTTTGAACGACTTGACAAGAAAACTCTAAAAGAGAAAGTTCTCGAGGAAGTTGAAAATACTACTTCTTTCTTCAAAACCCGTTATAGAAAAGCTCCTCCTTTCCATCCTGTTATTACATCTGATCTGGACCAGGCTATCAGACTCGGCTTGAAAGTTCTTTCCAGTCGTAGGGCCATTTCATGGTCTGTCTGGAGGCGCGAATATTCCCCCCGCAATGAATCCTTGCTCAACTTTTACGCGTATCACGCTGACCGCCGCATATATCCTCTTAGAGGCCGCAATACGATGACAGTGGTGAACGCTGGAGCGTGGGGCTATACGTTGGCTTTGCATATAGGCCTTAACCTGCTCAAGAAAAACGAACTGGCTGAACATGCCCTGATTCTTTATGACTCCAGAGAAGAGATTATTGAGAAACTGACGGTTGAACGGAAGCATCCCTGGATTTTCAAGGATCTGATCCTTCCCCGGTCGGTTAGACCGGAGTCTGATCTTATTGCGGCTATTGGTGACACATCTCTCATCCTGTTAGTTACACCCAGCAAGTATTTTTATTCCGCAATGACTAAAATTCTGGAGTTGGCCCCTGAGGGAAGTGACCTGGTGATCGCAACCAAGGGGTTCATCCCTGAAACAGGATTATTGCCCTGCCAGACCGTGAGAGAGGAGCTGGAGCGACTAGGGAAACGGATGCGTATTTCGGTCCTTTCCGGCGCCAATCTTGCCCACGAGATCATTTACGGCGGAGCCGGTGTGACTCAGATAGCGTGTGACCATTATGAAACGTTTGAAAGGATCAGACCACTAATTGAAACCCCGTTATTCAGGGTGGTATACTCCGGTGATGTTATTGGAACTACGCTGTCTGCAGCTCTTAAGAACGTTTACGCTATCGGTTATGGAATTCTTGAGGGCTCAAAAAAGGCTCCTGAGAATTTCCTTGCGACTTACGCCACTTTGGTGACCGCTGAGATTAGGGATTTTGGGGCTCTTCTTGGCGCTGCGCCTGAAACTTTTGACGCGGAGAGTCAGGTTTGGATAGCGGATTTGCTAGCCACTTGTCGCGGTGGACGGTCGGCAAGCTTTGGCCGTGACCTTGCCCAGATGGACGAAAAACAGGGCAAAGGCAGACCCGCAAAAGT from Desulfomonilaceae bacterium encodes the following:
- a CDS encoding glycosyltransferase family 2 protein, with translation MPIWFFIFTFIILALTMLEISRLIPQLLRELKQISVFSLPQEPNSENAEVKVSVIIPAKDEAINILEAAESILASTYRNLELILVDDRSQDDTWELMTRLRERDSRVKTIRLESLPEDWTGKTHAMFAGAEMASGNILLFTDADASLSKDLIGRSVQYFVTNKLDMLSLIPGFKKWGFLERTVYPHMALGISYFFPMRAINDPHSDAAVASGCFIMITTGAYQRVGTWRNLRNQITEDIAMARAVKSSGMRLSVSRSDLIKTKPFDNIFEMVRFWRRTFYGGLENRPGKIMRFWLNYTPLLLPFGLVLFLGARMAICGEFEPSVVILFIMSLATILTIEIPFGIFLKHYHGKWYYTLLSPLGIFACFWIATWLLLTKIFDIGIEWRGSVYK